One Verrucomicrobiia bacterium DNA window includes the following coding sequences:
- a CDS encoding general secretion pathway protein GspK: MKVAVSQRPRGIALIIVMIAVISLSILAGIFAYSMKVEGRLAMNTNNDEEMEWMGRSGMEVAKYVLGLQLGINAEPYDSLNQTWAGGPGGLAISNSPLASFSMKNIPLGNGQVTVDKIIDLERKANINAANDVMLQQALIEMGVDAGEYPAIVNSILDWTDPDDSERIQGAESDYYQGGEPPYFAKNGPIDDLSELLLVKGITPDLYWGPSSTNYVPMHARQGANSRLGFQADTPVYPVGFVDLFAPLSSGRINVNTASAAVLQLIPGVDEQAANDIIRQRAGMDGADGTDDDVPFRNVGELINAVPNPQAVQQISRFCDVRSRTFEVHVSASVGNYTRRFVGVIVRNSPRDLQLVSFHAVE, from the coding sequence TTGATCATCGTCATGATCGCGGTGATTTCGTTGTCCATTCTGGCTGGCATCTTCGCCTACTCGATGAAGGTGGAGGGCCGGCTCGCGATGAACACCAACAACGACGAGGAGATGGAATGGATGGGCCGTTCCGGCATGGAAGTCGCCAAATATGTGCTGGGCCTCCAACTGGGCATCAATGCCGAGCCCTACGATTCCTTGAACCAGACATGGGCGGGCGGTCCCGGCGGCCTGGCCATTTCCAACTCGCCGCTCGCGTCGTTCTCGATGAAAAACATCCCGCTCGGGAACGGCCAGGTGACGGTGGACAAAATCATCGACCTTGAACGGAAGGCCAACATCAACGCGGCGAATGATGTCATGCTCCAGCAGGCGCTGATCGAAATGGGCGTTGATGCCGGCGAGTATCCGGCCATCGTGAACTCCATTTTGGATTGGACCGACCCGGACGACAGCGAACGCATTCAGGGCGCGGAGTCGGATTATTACCAGGGCGGGGAGCCGCCGTATTTCGCGAAGAACGGTCCCATCGACGACTTGTCCGAGTTGCTGCTGGTGAAGGGGATCACCCCCGATTTGTATTGGGGGCCCAGCTCGACCAACTACGTGCCGATGCATGCCCGCCAGGGCGCCAATTCACGGTTGGGGTTTCAGGCGGACACGCCGGTCTATCCGGTGGGCTTCGTGGATTTGTTCGCTCCGCTTTCGAGCGGACGCATCAACGTGAACACCGCCTCGGCCGCCGTGTTGCAGCTCATTCCCGGCGTCGATGAACAGGCTGCCAATGACATCATCCGTCAGCGCGCGGGCATGGACGGCGCCGACGGGACGGATGATGACGTGCCGTTTCGCAACGTGGGGGAATTGATCAATGCCGTGCCCAATCCCCAGGCGGTGCAGCAAATCTCGCGCTTTTGTGATGTGCGCAGCCGGACGTTCGAGGTGCACGTCAGCGCCTCGGTCGGCAACTACACCCGCCGCTTCGTCGGCGTGATCGTGCGCAACAGCCCGCGCGACCTGCAACTGGTTTCCTTCCACGCAGTCGAATGA